From a single bacterium genomic region:
- a CDS encoding glycosyltransferase, with product MKIAIYIGQLDVGGAEGQIVLLARGLRARGHDVMLITEEGRTRAVTPDLLGSLVLIPHRPRRARLRALKEILAAARPDVLHCQLTTANLWGTVAGRRAGVPAIIISFLSTDPWKKWYHFLADRYAAGRADGIWCNSRRVADRYRAVLKRHAAKFRVIYNGVDTARFDPARLASARNAIRTDKLRLPADAAVVINVGNLRPVKNHALLLRALAEVHAGPGAAVRPHLVLVGDGPEQERIVGEAGRMGLLPFLRLLGPGRDVEKYLAAADVFALSSDAEGFSNALLEAMSSSLACVATDVGGNAEALADGAGVVTPPGDAAALAAALTEILADERRRRELGEAARRRAVEKFALARMVAETEAWYAELLGRKPTAP from the coding sequence TTGAAGATTGCGATCTACATAGGCCAGCTCGACGTCGGCGGCGCCGAGGGGCAAATCGTCCTCCTGGCGCGGGGCCTGCGGGCCCGCGGCCACGACGTTATGCTGATAACGGAGGAGGGGCGGACGCGGGCCGTTACGCCGGACCTGCTCGGCAGCCTGGTATTAATTCCCCACCGGCCCCGGCGGGCGCGCCTCCGGGCGCTCAAAGAGATACTGGCCGCCGCCCGCCCCGACGTGCTTCATTGCCAGCTCACCACCGCCAACCTGTGGGGGACGGTCGCCGGCCGGCGCGCCGGCGTCCCGGCGATTATAATATCGTTCCTCTCCACCGACCCATGGAAGAAGTGGTACCACTTCCTCGCGGACCGCTACGCCGCAGGCCGCGCCGACGGCATATGGTGCAACTCTCGGCGCGTCGCGGACCGCTACCGCGCCGTACTCAAGCGTCACGCCGCCAAGTTCCGCGTCATCTACAACGGCGTCGACACGGCACGGTTCGACCCGGCGCGCCTCGCCTCAGCCCGCAACGCTATACGGACCGACAAGTTGCGCCTGCCGGCGGACGCCGCGGTCGTAATCAACGTTGGTAACCTGCGCCCGGTCAAAAATCACGCTCTCCTGCTGCGGGCGCTGGCGGAAGTCCACGCCGGCCCGGGGGCTGCGGTCAGGCCGCACCTGGTCCTCGTCGGCGACGGCCCGGAGCAAGAGCGGATAGTGGGCGAGGCCGGCCGGATGGGCCTCCTGCCGTTCCTCCGGTTGTTGGGGCCCGGGCGCGACGTCGAGAAGTACCTCGCCGCGGCGGACGTCTTCGCCCTCTCCTCCGACGCGGAGGGGTTCTCGAACGCGCTGCTCGAGGCGATGTCGTCGTCGCTGGCGTGCGTCGCCACCGACGTGGGGGGAAACGCCGAGGCGCTGGCCGACGGCGCCGGCGTCGTCACGCCCCCGGGCGACGCGGCCGCGCTGGCGGCCGCCCTGACGGAAATACTCGCCGACGAGCGACGCCGCCGCGAGCTGGGCGAGGCGGCCCGGCGGCGCGCCGTCGAGAAGTTCGCCCTGGCGCGGATGGTGGCGGAAACCGAGGCGTGGTACGCCGAGCTCCTGGGCCGAAAACCGACGGCGCCGTAG
- the glyS gene encoding glycine--tRNA ligase subunit beta produces the protein MTTDKPQDLLLEIGCEELPPAAVADARRQLATLTTQHLAEARLPAASVSAFATPRRLLVVAKGVPGSQQREVKRVVGPPKSVAYDADGKLTAAGRGFLKKWNLSEEGLLFEETAKGEYLAADVASPARAAPEVLAELIPELISALPFPRTMRWPQAGVAFPRPIRWLACLYGGDVVAAEYAGLKAGSESYGHRTISPGPKDLAAVFDKAGAIDLVKLKAFYEKELGAVVDVEGRRQRVTTQLKKIGVAPDYFEKADYHVKWTFARVLDEVEAPSLVAGDFDEKYLALPAEVVEAAMLGYLHLFPILNKKGKIGPRFFAVHNARPEAEDNVRAGLERVLAARLADAAYFWEVDRETPLADMAAALDGVVFAEGAGTLADKAARLGKLTAALAERLGLTAEERGDLARAAALCKADLTSQMVREKEFAHLQGVMGKLYAEAAAEPAAVAEAIGEHYRPVAADDPLPATKLGRVLSLADRLDTLVSLFAAGHRPTGAKDPFGLRRAAIGVCRLLLEDEEGNVAAVTLEDAVAQAAEFANGNEAAAYVLDFALSRLRQNFLERGFRDDMVEAVLALPARRPADLLKRLSALAALYEDREEYIPLAIAFKRPINILRQGRERELAWGELDEALLVEDEEKRLLEEYRKAESAVRAAVAAGEHDDAVKLLATMRPTVDKFFDEVMVMCDDERLRSNRLALMQLLADLFLSFADFTRLRGEEEYE, from the coding sequence ATGACGACGGATAAACCCCAAGACTTGCTGTTGGAGATAGGCTGCGAGGAGCTGCCGCCCGCCGCGGTGGCGGACGCGCGACGGCAGCTGGCTACGTTAACGACGCAGCATCTAGCCGAGGCGCGGCTGCCCGCCGCTTCGGTATCGGCCTTCGCGACGCCGCGCCGCCTCCTCGTCGTCGCTAAAGGGGTCCCCGGGAGCCAGCAGCGCGAGGTCAAGCGCGTCGTCGGGCCGCCGAAGAGCGTCGCCTACGACGCCGACGGCAAGCTCACCGCCGCCGGCCGGGGCTTCCTTAAAAAGTGGAACCTGAGCGAAGAGGGCCTCCTCTTCGAAGAGACGGCCAAAGGCGAGTACCTCGCCGCGGACGTGGCGTCGCCGGCTCGAGCCGCGCCGGAAGTCCTGGCCGAGCTGATACCCGAACTAATCTCGGCGTTGCCCTTCCCCAGGACGATGCGCTGGCCTCAGGCCGGCGTGGCGTTCCCGCGGCCTATAAGGTGGCTCGCGTGCCTGTACGGCGGCGACGTCGTGGCCGCCGAATACGCGGGCCTTAAGGCTGGCAGCGAATCGTACGGCCACCGGACGATATCCCCCGGGCCGAAAGACCTCGCGGCCGTCTTCGATAAGGCCGGCGCGATAGACCTAGTTAAATTAAAAGCTTTCTACGAAAAAGAGCTCGGCGCCGTCGTCGACGTTGAAGGCCGGCGGCAGCGGGTCACGACCCAACTGAAGAAGATAGGCGTGGCGCCGGATTACTTCGAGAAAGCCGACTATCACGTGAAGTGGACTTTCGCGCGCGTGCTGGACGAAGTCGAGGCGCCGTCGCTCGTCGCCGGCGACTTCGACGAAAAGTACCTGGCGCTGCCCGCCGAGGTCGTCGAGGCCGCCATGCTCGGTTACCTCCATCTATTCCCTATTCTAAATAAAAAAGGTAAGATCGGGCCCCGGTTCTTCGCGGTACACAACGCCCGCCCGGAGGCCGAGGACAACGTCCGCGCCGGCCTGGAGCGCGTCCTGGCGGCACGCCTGGCCGACGCCGCTTACTTCTGGGAGGTCGACCGGGAGACGCCGCTCGCGGATATGGCCGCGGCGCTCGACGGCGTCGTCTTCGCCGAGGGGGCCGGCACGTTGGCCGACAAGGCGGCCCGCCTCGGTAAGTTGACGGCGGCGCTGGCGGAGCGGCTGGGCCTGACGGCCGAGGAGCGCGGCGACCTCGCCCGGGCCGCGGCGCTGTGCAAAGCGGACCTCACGTCGCAGATGGTCCGCGAGAAAGAGTTCGCCCACCTCCAGGGCGTGATGGGCAAACTTTACGCCGAAGCGGCGGCCGAGCCGGCCGCGGTCGCGGAGGCGATAGGCGAACACTACCGCCCCGTCGCCGCGGACGACCCGCTGCCGGCGACGAAGCTCGGCCGGGTGCTCTCGCTGGCGGACCGCCTCGACACGCTGGTCAGCCTCTTCGCCGCCGGCCACCGCCCCACCGGCGCCAAGGACCCCTTCGGCCTGCGGCGCGCGGCCATAGGCGTTTGCCGGTTGTTGCTCGAAGATGAAGAGGGAAACGTCGCCGCGGTAACACTCGAGGACGCCGTAGCGCAGGCCGCGGAATTCGCGAACGGCAACGAGGCCGCGGCCTACGTCCTGGACTTCGCGCTTAGCCGCCTCCGCCAGAACTTCCTGGAGCGCGGCTTCCGCGACGACATGGTGGAGGCGGTCCTGGCGCTGCCGGCGCGCCGGCCGGCGGACTTGCTCAAACGGTTGTCGGCGCTGGCGGCCCTCTACGAAGACCGGGAGGAATACATCCCCCTCGCCATCGCCTTCAAGCGGCCCATCAACATCCTCCGCCAAGGCCGGGAGAGGGAGCTGGCCTGGGGCGAATTGGACGAAGCATTACTGGTCGAAGACGAAGAGAAGCGGCTGCTCGAGGAATACCGCAAGGCCGAGTCCGCGGTGCGCGCCGCCGTCGCCGCCGGCGAGCACGACGACGCGGTGAAGCTCCTGGCAACGATGCGGCCTACCGTGGACAAGTTCTTCGACGAGGTCATGGTGATGTGCGACGACGAGCGGCTGCGTTCCAACCGGTTGGCGTTGATGCAACTGCTCGCGGACCTGTTCCTCTCGTTCGCCGACTTCACCCGCCTGCGCGGCGAAGAGGAATATGAGTAA
- the gyrA gene encoding DNA gyrase subunit A, with the protein MTTPLIFEKTKKVAIADEMRSSYLDYSMSVIVGRALPDVRDGLKPVHRRLIYGIRELGAGAGKPFRKSARIVGDVLGKYHPHGDTAVYDTLVRLAQDFAMRYPLVDGQGNYGSVDGDAAAAMRYTEARLTPLAEAMLADIDKDTVDFAPNFDGTLKEPLVLPALLPDLVVNGADGIAVGMATKTPPHNLAEVARVITALIDKPNLTPEKVAAMLPGPDFPTGGVIVGRAGIDDAYRTGRGRIVVRARATIEEMRGDRERIIIHEIPYQVNKSRLLEQIATLVKDKKIDGLSDLRDESDREGMRVVLELRRGANAHVILNQLYKHTQCQITYGVIAIALVDGRPRTLNLKDMLTCYIEHRREVVMRRTTFDLETAQKRAHILAGFKKALDHLDEVIAVIRKSKDVDKARAGLMAKFEFSEVQAQAILDMRLARLTALEHQKVLDELAATKKLIAELKAILADEKKVYGVVKAELTELAEKYGDPRRTEIVAAEGEDFSLEDLIAAEDMAVTLTHDGYIKRTPLAVYKRQHRGTRGVLGHAAGKGEDVVEHLFIASTHAYLLFFTDRGKCYWLKVYNVPEIGRSGRGRGVRNLLEVAPREQISAVVPVTDLDAGGTLLFATSGGQVKKTPLEAYSRPKRGGIIALRLAEGDHLVGAQLERPRGDVVLVSAKGKAVRFPSKEVRAQGRAAAGVRGMRMAKDDAVVAMLVPAASEDVLVVSEKGLGKRTPLKAYRKMHRGGGGVITLRTGGKAGLVVGAKAVAGDEDLVLITEKGVVNRVGVADISKQGRATQGVKVMKVEAGNRVAAMAVVKEEEESE; encoded by the coding sequence ATGACCACCCCCCTTATATTCGAGAAGACCAAGAAGGTCGCGATCGCCGACGAGATGCGGTCGTCGTACCTCGACTACTCCATGTCGGTGATCGTGGGCCGGGCGCTGCCCGACGTCCGCGACGGCCTCAAGCCCGTCCACCGCCGCCTTATCTACGGCATACGCGAGCTGGGCGCGGGCGCGGGCAAACCGTTCCGCAAATCGGCGCGCATCGTCGGCGACGTGCTCGGCAAGTACCACCCCCACGGCGATACCGCCGTCTACGACACGCTGGTCCGGTTGGCGCAGGACTTCGCGATGCGGTACCCGTTGGTGGACGGCCAGGGGAACTACGGCTCGGTGGACGGCGACGCCGCCGCGGCCATGCGTTATACCGAGGCGCGCCTTACGCCGTTGGCCGAGGCCATGTTGGCCGACATCGACAAGGACACCGTGGACTTCGCCCCCAACTTCGACGGGACGCTGAAGGAGCCGCTGGTCTTACCGGCGCTCCTGCCCGACCTCGTCGTCAACGGCGCGGACGGTATCGCGGTCGGTATGGCGACGAAGACCCCGCCCCACAACCTGGCCGAGGTCGCGCGCGTCATAACGGCCCTCATCGACAAACCCAATCTGACGCCGGAAAAGGTCGCCGCGATGTTGCCCGGGCCGGACTTCCCCACCGGCGGCGTAATCGTGGGGCGCGCCGGCATCGACGACGCATATCGCACGGGGCGAGGGCGCATCGTCGTGCGCGCCCGAGCGACGATCGAGGAGATGCGGGGCGACCGCGAACGCATCATAATCCACGAAATACCTTACCAGGTAAATAAGTCCCGGTTGTTGGAGCAGATAGCGACCCTCGTCAAGGACAAGAAGATAGACGGCCTCAGCGACCTCCGCGACGAGTCGGACCGCGAGGGTATGCGCGTCGTCCTCGAGCTCCGGCGGGGCGCCAACGCCCACGTCATACTCAACCAACTCTACAAGCATACCCAGTGCCAGATAACGTACGGCGTCATCGCCATCGCGCTGGTCGACGGCCGGCCGCGCACCTTGAACCTGAAGGATATGCTGACCTGCTACATCGAGCACCGGCGCGAAGTCGTGATGCGGCGCACGACGTTCGACCTCGAGACGGCGCAGAAGCGCGCCCACATCCTCGCCGGCTTCAAGAAGGCGCTGGACCACCTCGACGAGGTTATCGCGGTCATCCGCAAATCCAAGGACGTGGACAAGGCGCGCGCCGGCCTGATGGCCAAGTTCGAATTTTCGGAGGTCCAGGCGCAGGCGATACTCGACATGCGCCTCGCGCGCCTGACGGCGCTGGAGCACCAGAAGGTGCTGGACGAGCTGGCCGCTACCAAGAAGCTCATCGCGGAGCTGAAAGCCATACTGGCGGACGAGAAGAAGGTCTACGGCGTCGTCAAGGCCGAGCTCACGGAGCTGGCCGAGAAGTACGGCGACCCGCGCCGGACCGAAATAGTCGCGGCGGAGGGCGAAGACTTCTCGCTCGAAGACCTCATCGCCGCGGAGGACATGGCGGTAACGCTCACGCACGACGGCTACATCAAACGGACGCCGCTCGCCGTGTACAAGCGCCAGCACCGCGGCACGCGGGGCGTTTTGGGCCACGCCGCCGGCAAGGGTGAGGACGTCGTCGAACACCTCTTCATAGCCTCCACCCACGCCTATCTGCTGTTCTTCACCGACCGGGGTAAATGCTATTGGCTCAAGGTCTACAACGTCCCGGAGATCGGGCGCTCGGGCCGGGGCCGCGGCGTCCGCAACCTGCTGGAGGTCGCGCCCAGGGAGCAGATAAGCGCCGTCGTGCCGGTAACGGACCTGGACGCCGGCGGCACCCTGTTGTTCGCGACCAGCGGCGGCCAGGTTAAGAAGACGCCCCTCGAGGCCTACTCCCGGCCCAAGCGCGGCGGCATCATCGCGCTCAGGCTGGCGGAGGGCGACCACCTCGTCGGCGCCCAGCTCGAGCGCCCGCGGGGCGACGTCGTGCTGGTCTCGGCCAAGGGCAAGGCGGTCCGCTTTCCGTCGAAGGAGGTGCGGGCGCAGGGCCGCGCCGCGGCGGGCGTTCGCGGCATGAGGATGGCGAAGGATGACGCCGTCGTGGCCATGCTCGTGCCGGCGGCGTCGGAAGACGTGCTCGTCGTAAGCGAGAAGGGCCTCGGCAAGCGGACGCCGCTCAAGGCGTATCGCAAGATGCACCGCGGCGGCGGCGGCGTCATCACGCTACGGACGGGCGGCAAGGCCGGCCTGGTCGTCGGCGCCAAGGCCGTGGCCGGCGACGAGGACCTCGTCCTCATCACCGAGAAGGGCGTCGTCAACCGCGTCGGCGTGGCGGATATTTCGAAGCAAGGCCGCGCGACGCAGGGCGTGAAGGTAATGAAAGTGGAGGCGGGCAACCGCGTCGCCGCGATGGCCGTCGTGAAGGAGGAGGAAGAGAGCGAGTAG